The proteins below come from a single Candidatus Omnitrophota bacterium genomic window:
- a CDS encoding UPF0280 family protein: MYKARTYRRWVEPKGLVPFEVIEKETDLAISASKVLEAQARAAVLTFRQDLENYIKMDRSFLTSLAPVDVRPDAPAIVKMMADAAFRAGVGPMAAVAGAVAEMVGRELLKYSGEVIVENGGDIFMKTDKKTVIGIYAGASSPFTGKIALEVAPGDNGLGVCTSSGTVSHSLSFGKSDAVVIISEEASLADAVATATGNILKAPGDIEKAINFAKSIKGITGVLVIMKDKMGSWGDIKLIE, translated from the coding sequence ATGTACAAAGCGCGAACATACAGAAGATGGGTTGAGCCTAAAGGGCTCGTCCCTTTCGAGGTCATCGAAAAAGAGACCGATCTGGCTATCTCTGCCTCGAAAGTTTTAGAGGCTCAGGCAAGGGCCGCGGTATTGACCTTTAGACAGGACCTGGAGAATTATATAAAGATGGACCGGTCCTTTTTAACGTCGCTTGCGCCTGTCGATGTCAGGCCCGACGCTCCCGCTATTGTTAAAATGATGGCGGATGCCGCCTTCAGGGCCGGCGTCGGCCCGATGGCGGCCGTGGCCGGAGCTGTAGCGGAGATGGTCGGCAGAGAACTATTGAAATACTCCGGTGAGGTGATAGTCGAGAACGGCGGCGATATATTTATGAAGACGGACAAGAAGACCGTGATAGGTATTTATGCAGGCGCCTCCTCACCATTCACCGGAAAGATCGCCCTGGAGGTTGCCCCCGGAGATAACGGCCTCGGCGTCTGTACTTCGAGCGGCACGGTCAGCCATTCTTTAAGCTTTGGAAAATCGGATGCAGTTGTTATAATATCAGAAGAGGCCTCTCTGGCGGATGCGGTAGCTACGGCTACGGGAAATATCTTAAAAGCTCCCGGCGACATAGAGAAGGCCATAAATTTCGCGAAGTCGATAAAAGGCATAACAGGGGTTTTGGTTATAATGAAGGATAAGATGGGGAGCTGGGGGGATATAAAACTGATAGAGTAG
- a CDS encoding 4Fe-4S binding protein, whose amino-acid sequence MVSKKIVLTFKHDNVGQPIVYKLVKDYDLVFNILQAKITPQEEGVMVLELKGKKENYAAGIKYLTLLGVKIQPLSQDVTRDEDRCTHCGACVTICPSEALYTDKKTMKVIFDPEKCIACELCVKACPPRAMMVKL is encoded by the coding sequence ATGGTATCCAAGAAGATCGTTTTGACATTTAAGCATGACAACGTTGGCCAGCCTATCGTATATAAGCTCGTTAAGGACTATGACCTGGTCTTCAATATACTGCAGGCCAAGATCACGCCGCAGGAAGAGGGCGTCATGGTACTGGAGCTGAAGGGAAAGAAGGAAAATTACGCCGCGGGCATAAAATATCTTACATTGCTCGGCGTAAAGATACAGCCTCTTTCCCAGGATGTGACCAGGGACGAAGACAGATGCACTCACTGCGGCGCATGCGTTACGATATGCCCGTCCGAAGCGCTGTATACGGACAAGAAGACGATGAAGGTGATATTCGATCCCGAGAAATGTATAGCCTGCGAACTCTGCGTAAAAGCCTGCCCCCCCAGAGCCATGATGGTCAAGCTATAG
- a CDS encoding 4Fe-4S dicluster domain-containing protein → MKRLLIDLDACSGCDECGMLCSYIQHPGNNGITSLREFGHFAIVCRRCDDAPCVASCPWEALELQKEYNMIKRYLMRCTSCKSCSRACPFGVIYPETIPLVASRCDYCLGRLRADEYPVCLQSCSHGGIKYGEFEENKEENIFKASEYLLIKTNYKWERVLELPKKKQ, encoded by the coding sequence ATGAAGAGACTACTCATAGATTTGGATGCATGCTCCGGATGCGATGAATGCGGGATGCTCTGCAGTTATATACAGCATCCCGGCAATAACGGTATAACGTCCCTGCGTGAATTCGGACATTTCGCTATCGTCTGCCGCAGGTGCGACGATGCCCCGTGCGTGGCCTCATGCCCGTGGGAAGCGCTGGAATTGCAGAAAGAGTACAATATGATAAAGCGCTATCTGATGCGCTGCACCTCCTGCAAATCCTGTTCCAGGGCCTGTCCGTTCGGAGTCATATATCCGGAGACGATACCGCTGGTGGCATCACGCTGCGATTACTGTTTGGGCAGGCTGAGGGCGGACGAGTATCCTGTATGCCTGCAGTCGTGCAGTCACGGCGGAATAAAATACGGCGAGTTCGAGGAGAACAAGGAAGAGAACATATTTAAGGCATCGGAATACTTATTGATCAAGACGAACTATAAATGGGAGCGGGTCCTCGAGCTCCCGAAGAAAAAACAATAG
- a CDS encoding FAD/NAD(P)-binding protein, protein MISCAKNPYAFIDAEVLKVTDETSNIKTFTLRPRADISFRAGQFMEVTLPGIGEAPFTPSSNHNFKETLDFTIMSAGRVTKLLHQAKAGDVIGLRGPYGAKYPLDVFKGKEVFIVGGGVGLAPLRALLYALFNDVNDYKKIILRYGARSPSDIVYKGEIDSWKTKAGHVDIMVSCDVGDPSWNGHVGLVTTILKTEGLDVNNAVAIVCGPPIMMKFATFKLLDLGFKDSQIYLSMEKNMSCGIGKCGHCRIGPYYACKDGPVFSYDKIKGLPNIWD, encoded by the coding sequence ATGATTAGCTGCGCGAAGAATCCATACGCGTTTATCGACGCGGAAGTGCTGAAGGTGACCGATGAGACGTCGAACATAAAGACGTTCACTCTGAGGCCACGCGCCGACATCTCTTTCAGGGCCGGGCAGTTCATGGAAGTGACGCTTCCGGGCATAGGAGAGGCGCCGTTTACTCCGTCCTCGAACCATAATTTTAAGGAGACGCTTGATTTCACGATAATGAGCGCCGGCCGTGTCACAAAACTCCTGCACCAGGCGAAGGCGGGCGATGTAATAGGCCTGCGCGGGCCGTATGGCGCGAAGTACCCTCTGGATGTATTCAAAGGCAAAGAGGTATTCATAGTAGGCGGCGGCGTGGGCTTGGCGCCACTGAGAGCACTGCTATATGCGTTATTCAACGACGTGAACGATTATAAGAAGATAATCTTAAGATACGGCGCCAGGTCGCCGAGCGATATAGTTTATAAGGGCGAAATAGATTCCTGGAAGACTAAGGCGGGCCACGTCGACATCATGGTCAGCTGCGACGTCGGAGACCCGTCATGGAACGGCCATGTCGGACTGGTCACCACTATACTTAAGACCGAGGGGCTGGACGTAAATAACGCTGTCGCGATAGTGTGCGGCCCGCCCATAATGATGAAGTTTGCCACATTCAAACTTTTGGACCTCGGGTTCAAGGACAGCCAGATATACCTTTCGATGGAAAAGAATATGTCATGCGGGATCGGTAAATGCGGCCATTGCAGGATAGGGCCATACTACGCCTGCAAGGACGGCCCCGTATTTTCTTATGACAAGATAAAAGGGCTCCCTAATATTTGGGATTGA
- a CDS encoding 4Fe-4S dicluster domain-containing protein, with product MISKKDLSDLFGRLAAKNRVVVPYVKGERLHFGDFDPKKEDVIELGGIRQSQPFKSFINPAREKMTPCGKDKKPLIIAGVKACDLSSLVLQDFVFQGGDVEDPFYTENRNNTTIIAVDCTYAKETCFCIAMDGAPYPRKFFDLSLSAIDNHFLVEAASPKGQKIVDDFRPFFKNPSLHMVDIRQTLRDRVSKQVQGFIDKRGTQNTSQIKGTVKKNYDLTEFWKDMASTCVECGACNLVCPTCHCFLLSDEKDTSGAKRFRSWDACLYGTFARVAGNHNPRRHLHERLRNRFDKKFEFFPEVLNYFACTGCGRCIEACPGDIDIREVLKGLVVGKWSKPPHD from the coding sequence ATGATATCCAAAAAAGACCTCTCCGACCTCTTCGGCCGGCTTGCCGCGAAGAATAGGGTTGTCGTGCCGTATGTGAAAGGCGAGAGGCTGCATTTCGGCGACTTTGATCCCAAAAAAGAGGATGTCATTGAGCTCGGTGGTATCAGGCAGAGCCAGCCGTTCAAATCGTTTATCAATCCCGCGAGAGAGAAGATGACCCCTTGCGGCAAGGATAAAAAACCCCTCATAATAGCCGGAGTAAAGGCATGCGACCTCTCAAGCCTTGTTTTGCAGGATTTCGTTTTCCAGGGCGGAGACGTCGAGGACCCGTTCTATACGGAGAATAGGAATAATACGACTATCATAGCTGTCGATTGCACTTACGCCAAGGAGACATGTTTCTGCATCGCGATGGACGGCGCCCCCTACCCGAGAAAGTTCTTCGACCTTTCGCTATCGGCCATAGATAACCATTTCCTTGTAGAGGCCGCTAGCCCGAAGGGACAGAAGATAGTCGATGATTTCAGGCCATTCTTTAAGAATCCGTCTTTACACATGGTAGATATAAGGCAGACGCTCCGCGACAGAGTGTCGAAGCAGGTGCAGGGCTTCATAGATAAGAGAGGCACTCAGAACACCTCACAGATCAAAGGGACGGTAAAGAAAAATTATGACCTGACGGAATTCTGGAAGGATATGGCGTCGACCTGCGTGGAGTGCGGGGCATGCAATCTGGTCTGCCCGACATGTCACTGTTTTCTGCTATCCGACGAGAAAGATACCTCCGGAGCGAAGCGTTTCAGGTCCTGGGACGCCTGTCTTTACGGTACGTTCGCCAGAGTGGCCGGAAATCATAATCCCAGGAGGCATCTGCATGAGCGCCTGCGCAACAGGTTCGATAAGAAGTTCGAATTCTTTCCGGAAGTGCTGAACTATTTCGCGTGCACGGGCTGCGGCCGCTGTATCGAAGCGTGCCCGGGAGATATAGATATAAGGGAAGTCTTGAAAGGCCTGGTAGTGGGAAAATGGAGCAAACCTCCGCATGATTAG
- the hypE gene encoding hydrogenase expression/formation protein HypE, with protein MIMDKITLSHGAGGREMHKLIDSVFMKEFSGPILREKKDSAILNIGNKKIAFTTDSYVVNPIFFPGGDIGSLAIYGTVNDLSVCGARPLYISVGAVIEEGLETSVLEKIVRSMAEAARKTGVQIVTGDTKVVEKGACDRIFINTSGIGEVYYDKLSTDNIMTGDSVIVSGPIGDHAISVISKREGIEFNTMIRSDSAPLDKLISKVLRASKKVRFMRDPTRGGLATTLNEIASGAKSGIAVEEAKVPVAEGVRQACELLGFDPLYLACEGRVIIIAAKEDGPRILKALRSEKCGRGAKIIGNVTGDHSGRVHLNTISGGKRILDMLSGEQLPRIC; from the coding sequence ATGATTATGGATAAGATAACTTTGAGCCATGGCGCGGGCGGCAGGGAGATGCACAAGCTTATAGATTCCGTATTTATGAAGGAATTCTCCGGCCCTATCTTAAGAGAGAAGAAAGATTCTGCCATATTGAATATCGGGAATAAGAAGATAGCTTTCACTACCGACTCATATGTAGTGAACCCGATATTTTTCCCCGGAGGGGACATAGGCAGCCTGGCGATCTACGGCACCGTCAATGACCTGTCTGTGTGCGGAGCCCGGCCGCTCTATATTTCTGTCGGAGCGGTAATTGAAGAGGGCCTTGAGACAAGCGTATTAGAGAAAATAGTCCGCTCGATGGCTGAGGCCGCCCGGAAAACAGGCGTCCAGATCGTTACAGGCGACACGAAAGTGGTTGAGAAGGGCGCGTGCGACAGGATATTTATTAACACCAGCGGCATAGGAGAGGTATATTACGATAAGCTTTCGACTGATAATATAATGACAGGCGACTCCGTAATAGTGAGCGGCCCCATAGGCGATCACGCGATAAGCGTGATCTCGAAGAGGGAGGGCATAGAATTCAATACTATGATCAGGAGCGATTCGGCCCCTCTCGACAAATTAATCAGTAAGGTATTACGCGCGTCAAAGAAGGTGCGTTTTATGCGCGATCCCACCAGGGGAGGACTGGCGACTACGTTGAACGAAATAGCGTCGGGCGCGAAATCGGGTATCGCGGTAGAAGAGGCGAAAGTGCCGGTCGCCGAAGGCGTGCGGCAGGCCTGTGAACTCCTCGGATTCGACCCGTTATATCTTGCGTGTGAGGGCAGAGTGATCATAATAGCCGCGAAAGAAGATGGGCCGCGGATATTAAAGGCATTACGTTCCGAAAAGTGCGGCCGTGGAGCTAAGATAATAGGAAATGTAACCGGTGATCATTCGGGGAGAGTTCACCTTAATACGATATCCGGCGGCAAGAGGATCCTCGATATGCTTTCGGGAGAACAATTACCCAGGATCTGTTGA
- the fabZ gene encoding 3-hydroxyacyl-ACP dehydratase FabZ, with translation MGNEVQDTTGKILDINVIQKILPHRYPFLLVDRILEVTEKGVVGIKNVTINEQFFQGHFPGQPVMPGVLIIEALAQTGGVGALNYKENIGKLAYFLAINKAKFRKPVVPGDTLRMELEFVKMRMNILQCRGVAKVDGEVVAEAEMMFAFVSPDKVK, from the coding sequence ATGGGAAATGAAGTACAGGACACGACAGGTAAGATCCTGGATATTAATGTAATACAGAAGATACTCCCCCACCGTTATCCGTTCTTACTGGTCGATAGGATACTCGAGGTTACCGAAAAGGGGGTCGTCGGCATAAAGAATGTTACGATAAACGAGCAGTTCTTCCAGGGCCATTTTCCTGGACAGCCCGTAATGCCGGGAGTCCTTATAATAGAGGCCCTGGCCCAGACAGGCGGCGTAGGCGCCCTTAATTACAAGGAGAATATCGGCAAGCTTGCCTATTTTCTCGCCATCAATAAAGCGAAATTCCGCAAACCGGTGGTGCCCGGCGATACGCTGAGGATGGAACTGGAGTTCGTTAAGATGAGGATGAACATCCTGCAATGCCGCGGCGTCGCCAAGGTCGACGGTGAAGTGGTGGCGGAGGCCGAGATGATGTTCGCGTTCGTTTCGCCTGATAAGGTAAAATAA
- the lpxC gene encoding UDP-3-O-acyl-N-acetylglucosamine deacetylase, with product MSFIRQRTIDKTVAIEGIGLQTGNKVSLTLKSSPADSGINFIRVDLANKPLLNVQSIGSLQGALTQERRTTLGFGPLQIQTTEHLLAALSGAGIDNIIIETDNVELPGADGSAKAFLEAIKRSGVIEQGSPKKMLDVKNPVWCASGDSILAVFPDDRFKVSYTLSYPGIGAQFYSAVIDEKTFENEIASARTFCSEIEAAELLKRGLGKGANYENTLVMGPKGPINNKLRFNDEPVRHKVLDLIGDLYLAGMPIKGHVVAIKSGHKLNMELVDKLKSLKGE from the coding sequence ATGAGTTTCATAAGGCAAAGGACCATCGATAAGACGGTTGCCATCGAAGGTATAGGGTTGCAAACCGGCAATAAAGTGTCGCTGACGCTGAAGAGCTCGCCCGCCGATAGCGGGATAAATTTTATAAGAGTGGACCTGGCCAATAAGCCTCTCCTTAACGTGCAGTCCATCGGGAGCCTGCAGGGGGCCTTGACGCAGGAACGCAGGACGACTTTAGGCTTCGGGCCCTTACAGATCCAGACGACGGAACATCTATTGGCGGCGCTATCGGGCGCCGGCATAGATAATATAATTATCGAGACGGATAATGTCGAGCTTCCGGGAGCCGACGGCAGCGCCAAGGCGTTCCTGGAGGCCATTAAGCGTTCAGGTGTAATCGAACAGGGCTCTCCAAAAAAGATGCTCGATGTTAAAAATCCGGTCTGGTGCGCCTCGGGCGATTCGATCCTTGCCGTATTTCCGGATGATCGTTTTAAAGTTTCGTACACACTCTCCTACCCCGGCATCGGAGCGCAATTTTACAGCGCTGTCATAGATGAAAAAACTTTCGAGAACGAGATAGCGTCCGCCAGGACATTCTGTTCCGAAATCGAAGCGGCGGAGCTTTTAAAAAGGGGCCTCGGTAAGGGAGCCAATTACGAAAATACGCTGGTGATGGGCCCTAAGGGGCCGATAAATAATAAGCTCCGGTTTAACGACGAGCCTGTAAGGCATAAGGTGCTCGATCTTATCGGGGATCTGTATCTCGCTGGTATGCCCATTAAAGGGCATGTGGTCGCTATAAAGAGCGGGCATAAACTTAATATGGAGTTAGTAGATAAATTGAAATCTCTAAAGGGAGAATAG
- a CDS encoding AAA family ATPase: MLSEQEIIKDDLPADLDVNAEFRAAFDLMENTSDSLFITGKAGTGKSTLLKYFKAHTGKKVIVLAPTGVAAVNINGQTIHSFFKFPPRVIQKETIRRLRDKSLVGNLDMVIIDEVSMVRADLMDGIDYALRINRDEMRKPFGGVQMVFFGDLFQLCPVVEQEAKALLEERYSSPYFFSAKVFNDFYVKPIELSTIYRQKDDSFMELLNRVRNKEHTEEDLDTLNARVQRDASFSAKDDTVILTTTNVLANSINRDRLAKLPGREFIYEAIASGKFDESAYPTDGALKLKKGAQVILIKNDPARQWVNGTLARIFALSDDSITVDIKGRLCSIPVVKWQKIEYSYNEDEDKIEDEIVGTFEQYPIKLAWAITIHKSQGQTFDKVILDLGNGAFTHGQLYVALSRCTRLEGIRLRRPVMDSDIIFDPRIYEFKDRFASLL; this comes from the coding sequence GTGTTGTCCGAGCAAGAGATAATAAAAGACGATCTTCCAGCGGACCTGGATGTAAATGCCGAATTCCGGGCGGCTTTTGACCTTATGGAGAATACAAGCGACTCTCTATTCATCACAGGCAAGGCGGGCACAGGCAAATCGACGCTTCTCAAATATTTCAAGGCCCACACGGGTAAGAAGGTGATAGTCCTGGCCCCGACAGGCGTTGCCGCCGTCAACATCAACGGCCAGACCATCCATTCTTTCTTTAAGTTCCCTCCGCGGGTCATCCAGAAGGAGACGATACGGCGCTTGCGCGATAAGAGCCTGGTAGGAAATCTCGATATGGTGATAATAGACGAAGTGTCGATGGTTCGCGCGGACCTGATGGACGGGATCGATTACGCTTTACGGATCAATCGCGACGAGATGAGGAAGCCGTTCGGAGGGGTCCAGATGGTGTTTTTCGGAGACCTCTTCCAACTCTGTCCCGTAGTCGAACAGGAGGCGAAGGCGCTTTTGGAAGAACGATACTCGAGCCCGTATTTTTTCAGCGCCAAAGTCTTTAACGATTTTTATGTAAAACCCATCGAACTCTCCACGATATACAGGCAAAAAGACGACAGTTTTATGGAGCTATTGAACAGGGTCAGGAACAAGGAACATACCGAGGAAGATCTCGACACATTAAACGCGAGGGTCCAGAGAGATGCCTCATTTTCAGCGAAAGATGATACGGTGATCCTGACGACTACGAATGTCCTGGCGAACTCGATTAACCGCGACAGGTTGGCGAAGCTTCCCGGGAGAGAATTTATATATGAAGCGATCGCCTCCGGTAAATTCGACGAGTCCGCGTATCCGACGGACGGAGCCTTAAAGTTAAAGAAGGGCGCGCAGGTGATATTGATAAAGAACGATCCCGCACGGCAATGGGTGAACGGCACGCTTGCCAGAATATTCGCCCTGTCGGACGATTCGATAACGGTCGATATCAAAGGGCGCCTATGCTCTATTCCGGTAGTGAAATGGCAGAAGATCGAATATAGTTATAATGAAGATGAGGACAAGATAGAAGACGAGATCGTGGGGACATTTGAGCAATATCCCATTAAGCTGGCCTGGGCCATAACGATTCATAAGAGCCAGGGGCAGACGTTCGATAAGGTTATACTCGACCTGGGAAACGGCGCGTTCACCCACGGCCAATTATACGTGGCACTCAGCAGATGCACCCGCCTGGAGGGCATAAGGCTTAGGCGCCCGGTAATGGACAGCGACATTATATTCGATCCTCGCATCTACGAATTCAAAGACCGTTTTGCCTCTTTACTTTAG
- the hypD gene encoding hydrogenase formation protein HypD — protein MKYIDEFRDSSLVHRLADRIRAAASHGREYKFMEVCGTHTMAVFRFGLRDLLEPNIKLISGPGCPVCVTPVEYMDRTIAIARLPDVIITTFGDMMRVPGSRSSLYKEKAAGRDVRMVYSTDDALDIAKRNPGKEVVFLGVGFETTVPTVGASIITAARQGIGNYSVLCAHKTMPEALRWLVADSRHGIDGFLLPGHVSAITGMKPYEFLAKEYNTGCVAAGFEPVDILQAILMLVNQSKPRVEIQYKRIITPLGNRLARSMTGMVFEKCSSVWRGIGEVKDSGLKIRREFSGFDAALKFKVKVTPAHENKVCICNMVLKGVKTPLECRLFGKRCTPDNPVGSCMVSSEGTCAAYYKYGRR, from the coding sequence GTGAAATATATAGACGAATTCAGGGATAGCTCACTCGTACATAGGCTGGCGGATCGTATACGCGCTGCCGCTAGCCATGGCCGTGAATACAAGTTCATGGAAGTGTGCGGGACGCATACTATGGCCGTATTCAGATTCGGCCTCCGCGATCTCCTCGAGCCCAACATAAAGCTGATCTCGGGGCCGGGGTGCCCGGTCTGCGTTACGCCTGTCGAGTATATGGACCGCACTATCGCTATCGCGAGATTACCCGATGTCATCATAACTACGTTCGGGGATATGATGCGTGTGCCGGGCTCGCGTTCAAGCCTCTACAAAGAAAAGGCCGCCGGCAGGGATGTAAGGATGGTCTATTCCACCGACGACGCTCTGGATATAGCGAAGAGAAACCCCGGGAAAGAAGTGGTTTTTCTCGGCGTGGGATTCGAGACGACTGTTCCGACAGTGGGGGCGTCCATCATTACCGCGGCCAGGCAAGGCATCGGTAATTATTCCGTATTATGCGCCCACAAGACTATGCCCGAAGCGCTCCGCTGGCTTGTGGCGGACTCAAGGCACGGCATCGACGGATTTTTACTGCCCGGCCATGTGAGCGCGATAACGGGCATGAAACCTTACGAGTTTCTCGCGAAAGAATATAATACCGGATGCGTCGCGGCGGGATTCGAGCCCGTAGATATATTACAAGCAATACTCATGCTTGTGAATCAGAGTAAGCCCAGGGTCGAGATACAATATAAGAGAATAATCACTCCGCTCGGAAACCGCCTGGCTCGCAGCATGACGGGCATGGTCTTCGAGAAGTGCTCCTCCGTATGGCGGGGTATAGGCGAAGTGAAGGATAGCGGCCTTAAGATAAGAAGGGAATTCTCCGGCTTTGACGCGGCGTTGAAATTTAAGGTCAAGGTAACGCCCGCGCATGAGAACAAGGTATGTATCTGCAATATGGTCCTGAAAGGCGTAAAGACGCCGCTCGAGTGCAGGCTCTTCGGTAAGAGGTGCACTCCGGATAACCCCGTCGGCTCATGCATGGTTTCGTCCGAAGGCACATGCGCCGCCTACTATAAATACGGAAGAAGATGA
- the lpxI gene encoding UDP-2,3-diacylglucosamine diphosphatase LpxI (LpxI, functionally equivalent to LpxH, replaces it in LPS biosynthesis in a minority of bacteria.), protein MANIGVVAGAGKLPIIFADAARARGDKVIGIGIKGITSMEIDGHVDKFVWFELAAFQKMVFALVTNRINKIVMLGKLRKDLFFKNPEGFDADTKALLGKLNDNRDYSILKKASEFMGKMGIEVMDPTPYLKDLMPPRGVITRRPPTSEESVDIDYAKAAASELARLDIGQTVIVKNKTVIAVEAIEGTDETIARAGSLSKRGFVVVKAARPHQDMRFDIPLVGLETVEAIIKAGGTALAIEADKTFLIDKAEIIALANEKGLSIIVI, encoded by the coding sequence ATGGCAAACATAGGTGTAGTCGCCGGCGCCGGGAAGCTTCCTATCATATTCGCGGATGCCGCGAGAGCCCGGGGCGATAAAGTCATAGGTATCGGGATCAAGGGTATAACCTCGATGGAGATCGACGGACATGTGGATAAGTTCGTCTGGTTTGAGCTCGCGGCTTTTCAGAAGATGGTATTCGCGCTCGTGACGAACCGCATCAATAAGATCGTTATGCTGGGAAAGCTCCGGAAGGACCTCTTCTTTAAGAACCCCGAAGGGTTCGACGCGGACACTAAGGCCTTGCTGGGCAAGCTCAACGATAATCGGGACTATTCGATCCTGAAGAAAGCTTCTGAGTTCATGGGCAAGATGGGAATCGAGGTTATGGATCCCACCCCATACTTGAAAGACCTTATGCCGCCCAGGGGCGTCATCACCAGGAGGCCTCCCACCAGCGAGGAGTCCGTCGATATAGATTACGCGAAGGCCGCCGCGAGCGAGCTCGCCAGGCTCGATATAGGGCAGACAGTTATAGTAAAGAATAAGACGGTCATAGCGGTCGAAGCCATAGAGGGCACGGACGAGACGATAGCCCGGGCCGGCAGCCTGTCGAAGAGGGGGTTCGTCGTAGTAAAGGCAGCAAGGCCGCACCAGGACATGAGATTCGATATCCCGCTCGTGGGCCTCGAGACCGTCGAGGCCATCATAAAAGCCGGAGGCACAGCCCTCGCGATAGAGGCAGATAAGACATTCCTTATAGATAAGGCGGAGATAATCGCCCTCGCCAACGAAAAAGGTTTATCCATCATAGTGATCTAG
- a CDS encoding DNA-deoxyinosine glycosylase, producing the protein MAKKAPLKGLPPIVDRSSRVLVLGSFPSIISREKREYYAHPRNYFWEIIAGVVGERTPVTYRRKKALLKKHKIGLWDIVGSCYLEGTQDSMIRGPALNDIAGLLIKYPNIKAVFLGGKKAYSLFKRRYPALKVPCECLPSTSPANAGQSLGSKKSEWEKIIRINNKCCPSKR; encoded by the coding sequence ATGGCTAAGAAGGCGCCGCTTAAAGGATTACCGCCGATCGTCGATCGTTCATCAAGGGTGCTGGTCCTGGGTTCTTTCCCGAGCATAATATCGAGAGAGAAGAGAGAATACTACGCCCATCCCCGTAATTATTTCTGGGAGATTATCGCCGGAGTTGTGGGCGAGAGAACGCCCGTTACCTATAGGCGGAAGAAAGCATTACTGAAGAAGCATAAGATAGGTCTTTGGGATATAGTAGGGTCCTGTTACCTGGAAGGCACACAGGACAGCATGATAAGGGGCCCGGCATTAAATGATATCGCCGGGCTGTTAATAAAATACCCGAATATTAAAGCCGTATTCTTAGGAGGTAAAAAAGCATACAGCCTTTTTAAAAGACGATATCCGGCCTTAAAAGTGCCGTGTGAATGCTTGCCATCTACAAGCCCCGCCAACGCGGGGCAATCTCTGGGATCTAAAAAATCCGAATGGGAAAAAATAATAAGGATAAATAATAAGTGTTGTCCGAGCAAGAGATAA
- a CDS encoding HypC/HybG/HupF family hydrogenase formation chaperone: MCLAIPMKVLKIDGDEGIVASGALKRKANFMLLKGVKAGDYILLHAGFAIEKVKPEEAKKTIKILKEL; encoded by the coding sequence ATGTGCTTAGCAATACCGATGAAAGTCCTGAAGATCGACGGCGATGAGGGTATAGTTGCCTCCGGCGCGTTGAAACGTAAGGCCAATTTTATGCTGTTGAAAGGCGTAAAAGCGGGAGACTATATCCTATTACATGCCGGATTCGCGATAGAGAAGGTAAAGCCCGAGGAAGCTAAAAAGACTATAAAGATACTTAAAGAGCTGTAA
- a CDS encoding OmpH family outer membrane protein, whose protein sequence is MKKIIVLAVAAVFVCGMFFGVSRAYAKEYKIGYVDLAKVFDEYKKTKDSEKDLEAKGKAKEADRANMVEELRKLKDEQALLSEKAKAEKQTVIDNKIKALQDFDRTTRDALIKERNDMLGVILKEIEKVVADYSKATGYDFILNSRMLLYGSTEYDLTNEILSRLNK, encoded by the coding sequence ATGAAGAAGATTATCGTTTTGGCGGTGGCGGCGGTTTTCGTGTGCGGAATGTTTTTCGGCGTGAGCCGGGCATACGCGAAAGAGTATAAGATCGGCTATGTGGACCTGGCCAAGGTCTTTGATGAATATAAGAAGACTAAAGATTCCGAAAAGGATTTAGAGGCCAAGGGCAAGGCTAAAGAGGCCGATCGTGCGAATATGGTCGAGGAACTCAGAAAACTTAAGGACGAGCAGGCGCTTCTTTCTGAGAAGGCAAAAGCCGAGAAACAGACGGTCATAGATAATAAGATAAAGGCCCTCCAGGATTTTGACAGGACTACCAGAGACGCGCTTATAAAAGAGAGAAATGATATGCTCGGCGTCATACTTAAAGAGATAGAGAAGGTGGTTGCCGATTATTCCAAGGCAACGGGATATGACTTTATCTTGAATTCGCGCATGCTTCTTTATGGAAGTACGGAGTACGATTTAACTAACGAGATTCTTTCCAGACTCAACAAGTAA